The following proteins are co-located in the Primulina tabacum isolate GXHZ01 chromosome 11, ASM2559414v2, whole genome shotgun sequence genome:
- the LOC142518582 gene encoding transmembrane emp24 domain-containing protein p24beta3-like translates to MKSGRSPSFASAASASLLTFLFSIFLGRVSALSLTVNNVECVYEYVFYAGDSVSGNFIAVDHDVFWSSDHPGIDFTVTSPDADTVHALKGTAGDKFEFKAPKSGMYKFCFHNPYSTPETVSFYIHVGHVPNEHNIAKDEHLDPINVKIAELGEALESVTAEQKYLKAQAARHRRTNESTRRRVILYTVGEYILLAFVSGLQVVYIRRMFSKSFAYDRV, encoded by the exons ATGAAGAGCGGAAGAAGCCCCAGCTTCGCCTCGGCGGCGTCCGCCTCCTTGTTAACTTTCCTGTTTTCGATCTTTTTGGGCCGCGTTTCGGCGTTGTCGCTTACGGTAAACAACGTCGAATGTGTATACGAATACGTTTTTTATGCAGGCGACTCCGTTTCGGGGAACTTCATTGCTGTCGACCACGATGTTTTCTGGAGCTCCGATCACCCCGGCATTGACTTCACT GTGACTTCTCCCGACGCTGACACAGTGCACGCTTTGAAAGGGACAGCAGGGGACAAATTCGAGTTTAAGGCACCTAAAAGTGGAATGTACAAATTCTGTTTTCACAACCCTTATTCCACTCCAGAAACTGTATCTTTCTACATTCATGTTGGCCATGTTCCCAATGAACATAACATAGCCAAGGATG AACATTTGGACCCCATTAATGTTAAAATTGCTGAACTGGGGGAGGCACTAGAGTCTGTTACAGCAGAGCAAAAATACTTGAAAGCCCAAGCTGCTCGTCATCGCCGTA CAAATGAGAGCACAAGAAGGCGCGTCATATTGTACACAGTTGGGGAATACATATTGCTAGCTTTTGTGAGTGGACTTCAGGTTGTGTACATCAGACGCATGTTCAGCAAATCTTTTGCATATGACCGTGTTTGA
- the LOC142518899 gene encoding stem-specific protein TSJT1-like — protein MLAVFDKSVAKSPEALIQNSETQTVCALKNGFLATHFSSVHPASVVINIDSSGFMAYSSDKQNPILPRLFAVVDDIFCLFEGHIENVAHLKQQYGLNKTANEVIIVIEAYRSLRDRGPYPADQVVRDIKGKFAFILFDSASKTAFIASDADGSIPFFWGTDAEGHLVLSNDGEVGKQGCGKSFAPFPKGCFFTSSGGLRSFEHPINELKAVPRVDSSGEVCGMTFKVDAESRKDKTGIPRVGSDTNWSQHY, from the exons ATGTTGGCAGTTTTCGACAAATCGGTGGCGAAAAGCCCAGAAGCTTTGATCCAAAACTCTGAAACTCAAACTGTTTGCGCTCTGAAGAATGGATTCTTGGCGACCCATTTCTCGTCCGTACACCCTGCATCCGTCGTAATCAACATCGATTCTTCTGGTTTTATGGCGTATTCTTCTGATAAACAGAACCCTATTCTTCCAAG aTTGTTTGCAGTTGTCGACGACATATTCTGCTTGTTTGAAGGGCACATTGAGAATGTTGCGCATCTCAAGCAGCAGTACGGGTTAAACAAGACTGCAAATGAAGTGATCATCGTGATTGAGGCTTACAGGAGTTTGAGGGATAGAGGTCCTTATCCTGCAGATCAAGTCGTGAGAGATATTAAAGGGAAATTTGCATTCATTCTGTTTGACAGTGCTTCAAAAACTGCATTCATTGCTTCC GATGCTGATGGGAGCATACCCTTTTTCTGGGGAACTGATGCCGAAGGTCATCTTGTTCTTTCCAATGATGGAGAAGTTGGGAAACAAGGTTGTGGAAAATCTTTTGCTCCATTTCCCAAAG GTTGCTTTTTCACATCCTCTGGTGGTCTTAGGAGTTTCGAGCATCCGATTAATGAATTGAAAGCGGTTCCAAGAGTTGACAGTTCGGGGGAAGTGTGTGGTATGACCTTTAAAGTGGATGCGGAGTCTCGGAAAGATAAAACTGGAATTCCTAGAGTTGGAAGCGATACTAACTGGTCTCAGCACTACTGA
- the LOC142519551 gene encoding meiotic recombination protein DMC1 homolog — translation MLAFKTEEQSQLQLVQREEIEDEEDLFEAIDKLIAHGINAGDVKKLQDAGIYTCNGLMMHTKKNLTGIKGLSEAKVDKICEAVEKIVNFGYITGSDALLKRKSVVRITTGSQALDELLGGGIETLAITEAFGEFRSGKTQLAHTLCVSTQLPTNMRGGNGKVAYIDTEGTFRPDRIIPIAERFGMDPGAVLDNIIYARAYTYEHQYNLLLGLAAKMAEEPFRLLIVDSVIALFRVDFTGRGELADRQQKLAQMLSRLTKIAEEFNVAVYMTNQVIADPGGGVFISDPKKPAGGHVLAHAATIRLMFRKGKGEQRVCKVFDAPNLPETEAISFQTFRV, via the exons ATGCTTGCATTCAA AACTGAAGAGCAGAGCCAGCTGCAGCTCGTTCAGAGAGAAGAAATTGAAGATGAAGAAGACTTGTTTGAAGCAATCGATAAAT TGATAGCTCATGGAATAAACGCCGGAGACGTGAAGAAACTACAGGATGCTGGTATCTATACATGCAATGGCCTGATGATGCATACTAAGAAG AATTTGACTGGAATCAAAGGACTATCTGAAGCAAAAGTTGATAAGATCTGCGAAGCAGTAGAGAAAATAGTG AACTTCGGTTATATCACTGGAAGTGATGCTCTGCTGAAA AGAAAATCAGTAGTTCGCATCACAACTGGAAGCCAAGCTCTAGATGAACTGCTAGGGG GTGGTATAGAAACTTTGGCTATCACAGAAGCTTTTGGGGAATTCAG GTCCGGAAAAACACAACTGGCGCATACTCTCTGTGTTTCCACTCAG CTTCCTACAAACATGAGAGGTGGCAATGGGAAGGTTGCTTATATTGACACTGAAGGGACCTT CCGACCTGATCGAATAATACCTATAGCTGAAAGATTTGGGATGGATCCAGGAGCAGTACTCGACAAT ATCATATATGCTCGTGCTTACACATACGAGCATCAGTACAACCTGCTCCTTGGGCTGGCAGCAAAAATGGCTGAAGAGCCTTTCAGACTATTG ATTGTTGATTCAGTGATAGCCCTCTTCCGAGTTGACTTCACAGGAAGAGGAGAACTTGCCGATCGTCAG CAAAAGTTGGCTCAAATGCTGTCAAGATTGACGAAGATTGCAGAAGAATTCAACGTGGCTGTGTACATGACCAATCAGG TGATAGCTGATCCTGGGGGAGGAGTTTTCATATCAGATCCAAAGAAGCCAGCAGGAGGACATGTTCTAGCACATGCTGCCACCATAAGACTAATGTTCAGGAAGGGCAAAGGAGAACAACGTGTCTGCAAGGTGTTTGATGCCCCAAATCTTCCTGAAACTGAAGCTATATCCTTCCAAACTTTTCGTGTTTAG